Proteins encoded in a region of the Anopheles aquasalis chromosome 2, idAnoAquaMG_Q_19, whole genome shotgun sequence genome:
- the LOC126576426 gene encoding salivary glue protein Sgs-3-like, with product MGGVQRAMLLIFVLELTLSTSSGQLMCFHCDDCDYAMVDIIQCGPGRPLLPFPETTTQVPPSIPTIEPETTTQVPPSIPTIEPETTTQVPPSIPTIEPETTTQVPPSIPTIEPETTTQIPPSIPTIEPETTTQVPPSIPTIEPDTTTQVPPSIPTIEPETTTQVPPSIPTIEPETTTDEPETTTISTTPGGPILTPPTHPTFNPNPMSTTPSGPILTPPTHPTPLAPIGFGIVLPIQPTTQQYACLSVRRVENNRNIVSRGCAPLMPSVHQTCDHATKGEHHSCVACVGSLCNRYN from the exons ATGGGCGGTGTACAGAGGGCGATGTTATTGATTTTCGTTCTTGAGTTAACCTTGAGCA CCTCAAGTGGACAGTTAATGTGTTTCCATTGTGATGATTGTGATTACGCTATGGTGGATATAATACAATGTGGTCCTGGTCGACCGTTGTTGCCATTTCCGGAGACGACAACACAGGTTCCTCCATCGATCCCAACGATCGAGCccgagacgacgacgcaggTTCCCCCTTCTATTCCGACAATTGAGCcagagacgacgacgcagGTTCCGCCATCGATCCCAACGATCGAGCCAGAGACGACGACTCAGGTTCCACCATCGATTCCTACAATTGAGCCAGAGACGACGACACAGATTCCCCCTTCTATTCCTACAATTGAGCCAGAAACGACGACTCAGGTTCCTCCATCGATCCCAACGATCGAACCGGATACCACCACACAGGTTCCTCCATCTATTCCTACAATTGAGCCAGAGACGACGACACAGGTTCCTCCATCGATTCCAACGATCGAGCCAGAGACTACTACCGACGAACCGGAAACCACAACAATTAGCACAACACCTGGAGGCCCTATTTTGACTCCACCAACTCATCCGACGTTCAATCCGAATCCAATGAGCACTACTCCAAGTGGACCAATCTTGACACCCCCGACTCATCCAACCCCCTTGGCTCCTATTGGTTTTGGTATCGTGCTCCCTATTCAGCCCACCACACAACAGTACGCTTGTCTCTCTGTTCGTCGTGTTG AAAATAATCGCAACATCGTCAGCAGAGGATGCGCACCACTGATGCCTAGTGTACACCAAACGTGTGATCATGCTACGAAAGGAGAACATCACAGCTGCGTGGCTTGTGTTGGTTCGTTGTGTAATCGATACAACTAA
- the LOC126573321 gene encoding solute carrier organic anion transporter family member 4A1, translating to MAATKANDQPPRSYHCGWFGLHPNWMKRFMTPKWALFWLCWAGAVQGLVVNGFINVVITTIERRFGLRSTQTGLVASGYDIASFLCLVPVSYFGGRLGASKPRWIGWGVAVMGLGAFVFALPHFLVGQYRATNSDHNICTLATAAAALGNSTSASVAALECHSSSGSANGGGQTPTGEANENLSWNVWFFFTAQLLLGAGASPLYTLGVTYIDENVSKKMSSVYLGIYYTMAVIGPAAGYVIGGQLLLFYTDMFVVDTSTLGLTPHSKVWVGAWWIGFVFMAAFCLLLAIPILAYPSSLPGSEKLEKVSEAHQGDRGSGGERQEAFTQIKQIPRALLALLRNPTFFFLNLAGASEGLVISGFAVFLPKLIENQFSVTAVWSALLMGIITVPAGGGGTFLGGYLVKKLQLSCSGIIKFCLFATIFAALFTVCFFLSCPNLTFAGVTASYFPHDNLQGMQEAHSSEYRELYYLPKNLDNACNDRCACSRRSYEPICGADGVMYYSPCHAGCGEEINLENAKVYRDCSCINASFHGDQYGGFAAVNTMCQSACSSNHLLLFVVLCFLVMLFTFLATMPALSATLRCVHDDQRSFALGIQWLKVRVLGTIPAPMIFGRLIDETCILWQESSCDDHGACLVYDNAFMSKYMLLLALIGKACSILFFFGAWFYYIPPKALSNGNAYEEEKAGRKLVDANGHATPITVTTVEKY from the exons ATGGCTGCGACCAAGGCAAACGATCAACCGCCACGATCGTACCATTGCGGGTGGTTTGGACTGCATCCTAATTGGATGAAACGGTTTATGACGCCGAAGTGGGCCCTGTTTTGGCTTTGCTGGGCCGGGGCCGTGCAAG GGTTGGTCGTCAATGGTTTCATAAACGTTGTCATCACGACCATCGAGCGACGCTTCGGACTCCGCTCCACCCAGACCGGGCTGGTGGCGAGTGGGTACGATATTGCGTCGTTCCTGTgcctggtgccggtgtcgTACTTTGGTGGGCGGCTGGGCGCCTCGAAACCACGCTGGATTGGCTGGGGCGTTGCTGTGATGGGACTCGGGGCGTTCGTCTTCGCGCTGCCACACTTTCTTGTCGGCCAGTACCGGGCCACGAACTCGGATCATAACATCTGCACGCTGGCCACCGCAGCCGCCGCCCTCGGCAACAGCACGAGTGCTTCCGTGGCGGCATTA GAATGTCATAGTTCCAGCGGATCGGCTAACGGTGGTGGGCAAACGCCAACTGGGGAGGCAAACGAAAATTTGTCTTGGAATGTATGGTTCTTCTTCACTGCCCAgttgctgctcggtgccggtgcttcgCCCCTCTACACGCTCGGTGTAACGTACATCGACGAGAATGTGTCCAAAAAAATGTCCTCCGTGTACTTGG GTATTTACTACACGATGGCCGTTATTGGACCGGCAGCCGGCTACGTTATTGGAGGGCAGCTGCTACTTTTCTACACGGATATGTTCGTCGTCGATACCAGCAC GTTGGGACTGACGCCCCACAGCAAGGTGTGGGTTGGCGCCTGGTGGATTGGGTTCGTTTTTATGGCTGCcttctgtttgctgctggccataCCGATCCTGGCGTACCCGTCCTCCCTGCCCGGATCCGAGAAGCTGGAGAAAGTGTCGGAAGCGCACCAGGGCGACCGTGGTAGCGGCGGTGAGCGCCAGGAAGCGTTTACCCAGATCAAACAGATTCCGCGGGCACTGCTGGCGTTGCTACGCAACCcaacttttttcttcctcaacCTGGCCGGGGCTTCCGAGGGTCTGGTCATATCGGGCTTCGCCGTGTTTCTGCCGAAGCTGATTGAGAATCAGTTCAGTGTAACTGCAGTCTGGTCGGCGTTGCTGATGG GCATCATCACGGTACcagccggtggcggtggaacaTTCCTTGGAGGGTATCTGGTGAAGAAACTTCAGTTATCCTGCTCCGGGATCATCAAGTTTTGCCTGTTTGCCACCATCTTTGCGGCCCTGTTCACCGTTTGCTTCTTCCTGTCCTGCCCGAACCTAACGTTTGCCGGAGTGACGGCTTCTTACTTCCCTCACGACAATCTCCAGGGCATGCAGGAGGCCCACAGCAGCGAGTACCGGGAGCTGTACTATTTACCCAAGAATCTGGACAACGCGTGCAACGACCGATGTGCCTGCAGCCGACGAAGCTATGAACCGATCTGTGGGGCTGACGGGGTGATGTACTATTCGCCGTGCCATGCGGGATGCGGCGAAGAGATCAACTTGGAAAACGCGAAGGTCTACCGGGACTGTAGCTGCATCAATGCGAGCTTCCATGGAGATCAGTACGGTGGCTTTGCGGCGGTCAATACGATGTGCCAGTCCGCCTGTTCGAGCAATCATTTGCTTCTCTTCGTCGTGCTCTGCTTTCTCgtgatgctttttacttttctcgCCACAATGCCAGCCCTATCGGCTACACTCCGGTGTGTGCATGATGATCAGCGATCGTTTGCCCTCGGTATACAGTGGCTCAAG GTCCGGGTACTCGGTACTATCCCTGCACCGATGATCTTCGGTCGGCTTATCGATGAAACGTGCATCTTGTGGCAGGAGTCCAGCTGCGATGACCATGGCGCCTGTTTGGTTTACGATAATGCTTTCATGAGCAA GTACATGCTGCTCTTAGCTCTCATTGGGAAGGCATGCTCGATATTGTTCTTTTTCGGCGCTTGGTTCTACTATATTCCACCGAAAGCTCTATCCAACGGAAATGCTtatgaggaggagaaggccgGACGGAAGCTAGTCGACGCCAATGGCCATGCCACTCCGATCACTGTCACAACCGTAGAAAAGTATTGA
- the LOC126568996 gene encoding uncharacterized protein LOC126568996, which translates to MTHCMRCSKLEIELEIANKTISILNEAYDELNKKYASAVGLPKEEISNNDGLESLESLIEQVTQKDHNLSQQQEEYPLVPVESLEGLERLEADASSAEFVRVIRSNFAKKHEDLQGESGTSICYYVIDQFFTRAFLTTCSWTGAAKNRAGSKKYITKIPLAAFPNTVQLFYLVVNDVDPKYTFEKVEKFLRQCCCHAGQRSQQKRVKKITPSVKLKKKKAVKHSVYTPLQQAPAQQMNLIHQDYDIMHDGYIQQACEVSENSLIQQPCEEVQNHLILPHCEDDQNSLIQHQSEETPTSLILQHCELDQHNLIQPHMETSDNNVIHISFSMLP; encoded by the coding sequence ATGACCCATTGCATGCGATGCAGTAAATTGGAAATTGAGCTGGAGATAGCCAACAAAACGATCAGTATCCTGAACGAAGCGTACGACGAGCTCAACAAAAAGTATGCATCCGCTGTGGGATTACCGAAAGAAGAGATTAGTAACAATGATGGACTAGAATCGTTGGAATCATTGATTGAGCAAGTAACGCAAAAGGACCACAATCTCTCGCAACAGCAGGAGGAATATCCGTTGGTTCCGGTCGAATCGCTAGAAGGCTTAGAACGCTTAGAGGCAGATGCTTCTTCGGCGGAATTCGTCCGGGTCATACGATCCAACTTTGCGAAGAAACACGAAGATCTGCAGGGTGAAAGTGGCACCAGCATATGCTACTACGTGATTGATCAGTTTTTTACAAGAGCGTTTCTTACCACGTGTTCGTGGACTGGTGCAGCAAAAAATCGAGCCGGATCCAAAAAATACATCACCAAAATTCCATTGGCAGCATTTCCGAACACAGTCCAGCTATTCTATCTTGTAGTCAACGATGTCGATCCAAAGTACACCTTtgaaaaggtggaaaagttCCTCCGCCAGTGTTGCTGCCATGCTGGTCAGCGGTCGCAACAGAAACGAGTTAAAAAAATAACCCCAAGCGTAAAgctaaagaagaaaaaggcaGTGAAGCATTCTGTCTACACGCCACTGCaacaagcaccagcacagcagatGAATTTGATACATCAGGATTATGACATCATGCACGACGGTTATATTCAACAAGCCTGTGAGGTATCAGAAAACAGTTTAATTCAGCAACCATGCGAAGAAGTTCAAAATCATTTAATTCTACCGCATTGTGAGGATGATCAAAATAGTTTGATTCAACACCAATCCGAAGAAACTCCAACCAGCTTGATTCTACAGCATTGTGAATTAGACCaacataatttaattcaaCCACATATGGAAACGTCTGATAACAACGTGATTCACATAAGCTTCTCTATGCTCCCGTAA
- the LOC126571667 gene encoding uncharacterized protein LOC126571667 isoform X1 has product MDVDSPNALKRCSSAPHINNLPTTANVGVQPMEEGQSQPETSSLQHRRATTGVGVEPHTTPGNMLNSTSSCQGSAQPGSSSHIPLCRETFPTSFSNIFTPRVRRFSASFSPLAAISNGSASPSRNGCGTPGPRLTPRISQLRQEECADVSNSREVNHEREIHSAMQISQSYEDLTLVAENWSFAASASKMNEELQNPLHVALPSVGSTCCSSPSPTSRGGITLQYPTTSPSPTRKFVTRRSMSPCPLRPSPLSSSVKRKFDLEENHGSCYSPPPKKFFTSERGSPSPVYQTPSPSPICPSPDSSTTSFENGYNNLAHPSGTFPLAPSSGRVTPKFFLTKLSANPGPGGGTSCMTLPFGTPPGPAMQFGVGVERGGGSNSSSLCTTPTGVPPATVGATAELPSSSVASPGVIEGGGAVGVNPINPSRPPSTVIMMDCGVSSSSSSSSSSSSSSSTSECPETTMEVNHSVPDGATACSKRDDGTKMVCDTDAANEEAINRNRGALSTTSFGSSGRELRAQLLRTALEQEPALGNCSNSNSSTTSSIGSSQSSANSSVNSCLNRSTGSIGSNITGAASTIDSSSCNSNSSSCVSESSSVVAVAAAAAAAAAAVAATSTGSSAICPQLSSFPMMGGMTEIAES; this is encoded by the exons ATGGATGTCGATTCACCAAATGCGCTGAAACGCTGCTCGAGTGCGCCACACATCAACAACTTGCCCACCACGGCTAACGTCGGTGTGCAGCCGATGGAAGAAGGACAATCACAACCGGAAACAAGCAGCTTGCAGCACCGCCGAGCCACAACGGGAGTCGGTGTGGAACCACACACCACGCCAGGCAACATGCTGAACTCGACATCGTCCTGCCAAGGATCAGCACAACCTGGATCCAG TTCCCATATTCCCCTTTGTAGGGAAACCTTCCCGACGTCCTTCTCCAACATATTCACACCGCGCGTTCGACGTTTCTCTGCCAGCTTCAGCCCACTGGCGGCCATATCGAACGGCAGCGCCAGCCCGAGCCGCAACGGATGTGGTACGCCCGGTCCAAGACTGACGCCCCGGATTTCACAGCTCCGCCAGGAGGAGTGCGCCGATGTCAGCAACAGCCGGGAGGTAAACCATGAGCGGGAGATCCATTCGGCCATGCAAATTTCCCAGAGCTACGAAGACCTAACGCTCGTCGCGGAAAACTGGTCCTTCGCTGCTTCGGCCAGCAAAATGAACGAAGAGTTACAGAATCCGTTGCACGTAGCGCTGCCATCGGTTGGCTCCACCTGCTGTTCTAGTCCTTCGCCCACAAG tCGCGGTGGTATTACCCTTCAGTATCCGACCacttcaccatcaccgacgCGTAAGTTTGTCACGCGCCGATCGATGTCACCCTGTCCGCTGCGTCCCAGTCCGCTCAGCTCTTCAGTGAAGCGAAAGTTCGACCTTGAGGAGAATCACGGTAGTTGTTactcaccgccaccgaagaaATTTTTTACCTCCGAACG CGGATCTCCGTCTCCAGTCTATCAGACACCCTCTCCTTCGCCAATTTGCCCGAGTCCGGATTCGTCGACGACATCGTTTGAGAACGGGTACAACAACCTCGCACATCCCAGTGGCACCTTTCCGCTTGCGCCATCCAGTGGCCGTGTTACGCCAAAGTTTTTCCTAACAAAGCTATCTGCGAACCCGGGACCGGGTGGCGGTACATCTTGTATGACTTTGCCATTCGGAACACCGCCAGGTCCGGCGATGCAGTTTGGCGTCGGTGTTGAGAGAGGCGGAGGAAGCAATAGCAGTAGCTTGTGCACCACACCAACTGGTGTACCTCCGGCGACGGTTGGTGCTACGGCAGAACTACCGTCGTCCTCAGTGGCATCACCGGGAGTGATAGAAGGTGGAGGTGCGGTCGGGGTAAACCCGATCAATCCCTCTAGGCCCCCCTCGACTGTAATAATGATGGACTGTggcgttagcagcagcagcagtagcagcagtagtagcagcagcagtagcagcaccagtgagTGTCCAGAGACAACGATGGAAGTAAACCATTCGGTACCGGATGGAGCTACTGCTTGCAGTAAGCGTGATGATGGTACAAAGATGGTGTGTGATACCGATGCAGCGAATGAAGAAGCGATCAACCGAAATCGGGGTGCATTGTCCACCACTAGCTTTGGTAGCTCTGGGCGTGAGCTGCGTGCACAGCTGCTTAGAACGGCTCTGGAACAGGAACCGGCACTAGGAAACTGCAgtaatagcaacagcagcactactAGCAGCATCGGTAGCAGTCAAAGCAGTGCCAACAGCAGCGTGAATAGCTGCCTGAACCGAAGTACTGGCAGTATCGGTAGCAATATAACCGGAGCTGCCAGCACTATCGATAGCAGCTCTTGCAACAGCAATAGCAGTAGCTGTGTTTCGGAAAGttcctcggtggtggcggttgcggcggcagcagcagcagcagcagcagcagtagctgctaCCTCCACTGGCTCATCCGCCATTTGCCCGCAGCTCTCCTCGTTCCCTATGATGGGCGGCATGACTGAGATTGCTGAGTCGTGA
- the LOC126571667 gene encoding uncharacterized protein LOC126571667 isoform X2: MDVDSPNALKRCSSAPHINNLPTTANVGVQPMEEGQSQPETSSLQHRRATTGVGVEPHTTPGNMLNSTSSCQGSAQPGSRETFPTSFSNIFTPRVRRFSASFSPLAAISNGSASPSRNGCGTPGPRLTPRISQLRQEECADVSNSREVNHEREIHSAMQISQSYEDLTLVAENWSFAASASKMNEELQNPLHVALPSVGSTCCSSPSPTSRGGITLQYPTTSPSPTRKFVTRRSMSPCPLRPSPLSSSVKRKFDLEENHGSCYSPPPKKFFTSERGSPSPVYQTPSPSPICPSPDSSTTSFENGYNNLAHPSGTFPLAPSSGRVTPKFFLTKLSANPGPGGGTSCMTLPFGTPPGPAMQFGVGVERGGGSNSSSLCTTPTGVPPATVGATAELPSSSVASPGVIEGGGAVGVNPINPSRPPSTVIMMDCGVSSSSSSSSSSSSSSSTSECPETTMEVNHSVPDGATACSKRDDGTKMVCDTDAANEEAINRNRGALSTTSFGSSGRELRAQLLRTALEQEPALGNCSNSNSSTTSSIGSSQSSANSSVNSCLNRSTGSIGSNITGAASTIDSSSCNSNSSSCVSESSSVVAVAAAAAAAAAAVAATSTGSSAICPQLSSFPMMGGMTEIAES, from the exons ATGGATGTCGATTCACCAAATGCGCTGAAACGCTGCTCGAGTGCGCCACACATCAACAACTTGCCCACCACGGCTAACGTCGGTGTGCAGCCGATGGAAGAAGGACAATCACAACCGGAAACAAGCAGCTTGCAGCACCGCCGAGCCACAACGGGAGTCGGTGTGGAACCACACACCACGCCAGGCAACATGCTGAACTCGACATCGTCCTGCCAAGGATCAGCACAACCTGGATCCAG GGAAACCTTCCCGACGTCCTTCTCCAACATATTCACACCGCGCGTTCGACGTTTCTCTGCCAGCTTCAGCCCACTGGCGGCCATATCGAACGGCAGCGCCAGCCCGAGCCGCAACGGATGTGGTACGCCCGGTCCAAGACTGACGCCCCGGATTTCACAGCTCCGCCAGGAGGAGTGCGCCGATGTCAGCAACAGCCGGGAGGTAAACCATGAGCGGGAGATCCATTCGGCCATGCAAATTTCCCAGAGCTACGAAGACCTAACGCTCGTCGCGGAAAACTGGTCCTTCGCTGCTTCGGCCAGCAAAATGAACGAAGAGTTACAGAATCCGTTGCACGTAGCGCTGCCATCGGTTGGCTCCACCTGCTGTTCTAGTCCTTCGCCCACAAG tCGCGGTGGTATTACCCTTCAGTATCCGACCacttcaccatcaccgacgCGTAAGTTTGTCACGCGCCGATCGATGTCACCCTGTCCGCTGCGTCCCAGTCCGCTCAGCTCTTCAGTGAAGCGAAAGTTCGACCTTGAGGAGAATCACGGTAGTTGTTactcaccgccaccgaagaaATTTTTTACCTCCGAACG CGGATCTCCGTCTCCAGTCTATCAGACACCCTCTCCTTCGCCAATTTGCCCGAGTCCGGATTCGTCGACGACATCGTTTGAGAACGGGTACAACAACCTCGCACATCCCAGTGGCACCTTTCCGCTTGCGCCATCCAGTGGCCGTGTTACGCCAAAGTTTTTCCTAACAAAGCTATCTGCGAACCCGGGACCGGGTGGCGGTACATCTTGTATGACTTTGCCATTCGGAACACCGCCAGGTCCGGCGATGCAGTTTGGCGTCGGTGTTGAGAGAGGCGGAGGAAGCAATAGCAGTAGCTTGTGCACCACACCAACTGGTGTACCTCCGGCGACGGTTGGTGCTACGGCAGAACTACCGTCGTCCTCAGTGGCATCACCGGGAGTGATAGAAGGTGGAGGTGCGGTCGGGGTAAACCCGATCAATCCCTCTAGGCCCCCCTCGACTGTAATAATGATGGACTGTggcgttagcagcagcagcagtagcagcagtagtagcagcagcagtagcagcaccagtgagTGTCCAGAGACAACGATGGAAGTAAACCATTCGGTACCGGATGGAGCTACTGCTTGCAGTAAGCGTGATGATGGTACAAAGATGGTGTGTGATACCGATGCAGCGAATGAAGAAGCGATCAACCGAAATCGGGGTGCATTGTCCACCACTAGCTTTGGTAGCTCTGGGCGTGAGCTGCGTGCACAGCTGCTTAGAACGGCTCTGGAACAGGAACCGGCACTAGGAAACTGCAgtaatagcaacagcagcactactAGCAGCATCGGTAGCAGTCAAAGCAGTGCCAACAGCAGCGTGAATAGCTGCCTGAACCGAAGTACTGGCAGTATCGGTAGCAATATAACCGGAGCTGCCAGCACTATCGATAGCAGCTCTTGCAACAGCAATAGCAGTAGCTGTGTTTCGGAAAGttcctcggtggtggcggttgcggcggcagcagcagcagcagcagcagcagtagctgctaCCTCCACTGGCTCATCCGCCATTTGCCCGCAGCTCTCCTCGTTCCCTATGATGGGCGGCATGACTGAGATTGCTGAGTCGTGA
- the LOC126571667 gene encoding uncharacterized protein LOC126571667 isoform X3 — translation MDVDSPNALKRCSSAPHINNLPTTANVGVQPMEEGQSQPETSSLQHRRATTGVGVEPHTTPGNMLNSTSSCQGSAQPGSSFSPLAAISNGSASPSRNGCGTPGPRLTPRISQLRQEECADVSNSREVNHEREIHSAMQISQSYEDLTLVAENWSFAASASKMNEELQNPLHVALPSVGSTCCSSPSPTSRGGITLQYPTTSPSPTRKFVTRRSMSPCPLRPSPLSSSVKRKFDLEENHGSCYSPPPKKFFTSERGSPSPVYQTPSPSPICPSPDSSTTSFENGYNNLAHPSGTFPLAPSSGRVTPKFFLTKLSANPGPGGGTSCMTLPFGTPPGPAMQFGVGVERGGGSNSSSLCTTPTGVPPATVGATAELPSSSVASPGVIEGGGAVGVNPINPSRPPSTVIMMDCGVSSSSSSSSSSSSSSSTSECPETTMEVNHSVPDGATACSKRDDGTKMVCDTDAANEEAINRNRGALSTTSFGSSGRELRAQLLRTALEQEPALGNCSNSNSSTTSSIGSSQSSANSSVNSCLNRSTGSIGSNITGAASTIDSSSCNSNSSSCVSESSSVVAVAAAAAAAAAAVAATSTGSSAICPQLSSFPMMGGMTEIAES, via the exons ATGGATGTCGATTCACCAAATGCGCTGAAACGCTGCTCGAGTGCGCCACACATCAACAACTTGCCCACCACGGCTAACGTCGGTGTGCAGCCGATGGAAGAAGGACAATCACAACCGGAAACAAGCAGCTTGCAGCACCGCCGAGCCACAACGGGAGTCGGTGTGGAACCACACACCACGCCAGGCAACATGCTGAACTCGACATCGTCCTGCCAAGGATCAGCACAACCTGGATCCAG CTTCAGCCCACTGGCGGCCATATCGAACGGCAGCGCCAGCCCGAGCCGCAACGGATGTGGTACGCCCGGTCCAAGACTGACGCCCCGGATTTCACAGCTCCGCCAGGAGGAGTGCGCCGATGTCAGCAACAGCCGGGAGGTAAACCATGAGCGGGAGATCCATTCGGCCATGCAAATTTCCCAGAGCTACGAAGACCTAACGCTCGTCGCGGAAAACTGGTCCTTCGCTGCTTCGGCCAGCAAAATGAACGAAGAGTTACAGAATCCGTTGCACGTAGCGCTGCCATCGGTTGGCTCCACCTGCTGTTCTAGTCCTTCGCCCACAAG tCGCGGTGGTATTACCCTTCAGTATCCGACCacttcaccatcaccgacgCGTAAGTTTGTCACGCGCCGATCGATGTCACCCTGTCCGCTGCGTCCCAGTCCGCTCAGCTCTTCAGTGAAGCGAAAGTTCGACCTTGAGGAGAATCACGGTAGTTGTTactcaccgccaccgaagaaATTTTTTACCTCCGAACG CGGATCTCCGTCTCCAGTCTATCAGACACCCTCTCCTTCGCCAATTTGCCCGAGTCCGGATTCGTCGACGACATCGTTTGAGAACGGGTACAACAACCTCGCACATCCCAGTGGCACCTTTCCGCTTGCGCCATCCAGTGGCCGTGTTACGCCAAAGTTTTTCCTAACAAAGCTATCTGCGAACCCGGGACCGGGTGGCGGTACATCTTGTATGACTTTGCCATTCGGAACACCGCCAGGTCCGGCGATGCAGTTTGGCGTCGGTGTTGAGAGAGGCGGAGGAAGCAATAGCAGTAGCTTGTGCACCACACCAACTGGTGTACCTCCGGCGACGGTTGGTGCTACGGCAGAACTACCGTCGTCCTCAGTGGCATCACCGGGAGTGATAGAAGGTGGAGGTGCGGTCGGGGTAAACCCGATCAATCCCTCTAGGCCCCCCTCGACTGTAATAATGATGGACTGTggcgttagcagcagcagcagtagcagcagtagtagcagcagcagtagcagcaccagtgagTGTCCAGAGACAACGATGGAAGTAAACCATTCGGTACCGGATGGAGCTACTGCTTGCAGTAAGCGTGATGATGGTACAAAGATGGTGTGTGATACCGATGCAGCGAATGAAGAAGCGATCAACCGAAATCGGGGTGCATTGTCCACCACTAGCTTTGGTAGCTCTGGGCGTGAGCTGCGTGCACAGCTGCTTAGAACGGCTCTGGAACAGGAACCGGCACTAGGAAACTGCAgtaatagcaacagcagcactactAGCAGCATCGGTAGCAGTCAAAGCAGTGCCAACAGCAGCGTGAATAGCTGCCTGAACCGAAGTACTGGCAGTATCGGTAGCAATATAACCGGAGCTGCCAGCACTATCGATAGCAGCTCTTGCAACAGCAATAGCAGTAGCTGTGTTTCGGAAAGttcctcggtggtggcggttgcggcggcagcagcagcagcagcagcagcagtagctgctaCCTCCACTGGCTCATCCGCCATTTGCCCGCAGCTCTCCTCGTTCCCTATGATGGGCGGCATGACTGAGATTGCTGAGTCGTGA